Below is a window of Melospiza georgiana isolate bMelGeo1 chromosome 18, bMelGeo1.pri, whole genome shotgun sequence DNA.
CTGGTCAGCCACCACCACCAggcccctgtgctgggaggaagAGCACTGGtcagagcagaagggaaaaagtCACTGGGGATAGTGGGAGgcatgctgggctggggggaagACACACTGGGGGTCCCCACCCCAGCCAGAGGTGCTGGGCACCCATCACCTCAGTACCAGCACCCCAGAGCATTTAGCCACAGACAGCCCTTTTGCCCTGTGACCACCcactgggctgggcaggcaTCACCCCCTGGTTTTCCCAAACccacagggatggagaggagacagcagggctcagggaggaATGGAGCCACTCACGGGATCTGCTCCAGCACGGTCAGCACGCCTGGCGGTGGGCTCGGTCTGCCCGGTGTGAAGGCATTGTAGTCCACCACCATCCACTGGTTGTTGTACCTGGCACAGAGAGCAAGGAATGCATCCCTCTGGCAGCCTGGGCaccctccatcccatcccactgatGCCTTCAGGTTTAGCTTTTCTAtgtttcagattctgtgctgctttagtgtgtagttctgaCCTTCATATCAGGGGATGGTGAACTCTCTTCATagagtagggagacaaaacaattccttctctatctagggaccaaggacaaatgatccaaacctcaggcccaagagcataaacaatggcagaatgaagacagaaaaacaagaaggatggcacttcataacctaaagctgtaagtggacaattaactccaagatgcaaatggagcagaactttaaaaagtgagagaccccgtGAGCGGTCatgcattttgtgaccattttggttcatcctggaTGCAGCCTTGCttgggctcttgtgctgcccaacATGCATCCATTgaggcttttaaaaaatccctgctttattctttatcCCTGTTGTAGATCAGCCTCCCCAAGGCCCCAGCACCCCTCCAggccccattcccagcccacTCACGTGCCGCTGTTGAAGCGCCGGAACAGCGCGGCCCACTCGGGCCCGCTGCGGGCCAGCCTGTTGGCCACGATGTTCCTCAGCCACTCCAGCACGCTGCCCCGGGGCTCCAGGTACTTCCACAGGGCCGGGTTGTTGTTGCCAATGGTGGTTTCCAGCGTgacctgcagggcagggagcgatggggagggcagcagggccggggggaggtgcaggaggagcagccccactcACCAACCCGCTGCTGAGGATGTAGAAGTCATCCATGGAGAAGATGGTGCCGGGGTAGGAGGAGAACACCTGGATGCTCCCAGGGATCTGGGATTTGCCTGCAGGGGGGATGCAGAGTGTCAGAGGGGGGCTGTGAGGCgcagcccccccagcccagcccacgCACCGCCGGCCGAGGCGCGGAAGGGCAGCGTGTACTTCTTGACAACGCGCAGCATGGCCTGGTAGGAGCTCCAGGTGTCGTGGGCCACCAGCAGGTCCCGCTGGCCTGGCAGCAGCTTCACCAGGGCCGAGCAGgagcctgagcccagcacacgCTGCGGGGAGGAGCGGTTCAGGGCAGACTCCAGGTCCTCCAGGTCAccccccagctgcagcagcctggggggaAGCAAGGCATAAGATGTCAGGTGAGGGGTGCCCCAggcctggagctgagctggctcAGAGCTCTCTGTCCGTCTGTCCATCTCCACCACACCCCAGGGCAGGCGcttgtgctggcagcaccctgGTAGCATGAGCAGGGAGGAAAGGGGGAGCACtgaggcaggggctgtggggggaaCCCACCACCCAGCCCATGGCATGGGGAAGAGGACAACCTGCCTTAGCTCCGACTTTCCCCAGCAGCCTAAGACAAATCCCCAGAAAAGGTGGACCTGGAGTAGAACTGGCTGCTCCTGGACATGCAGGAACTGTCCCCACAGCACTCCAAACCCTGGGACAACCCTCCCCCActctcccccagctctgagAAGGAGCTTACAGGAAGCCAAAGGGTGCCAGGGTGATCCTGCCCCTGGGGAAGTCCAGGCGCCCGTTGTAGCTGTCCTCCAGccccttcagctgcagcagggccaggcgcacctggggacaggggacagagctggcacTGGCTCCTGTGAGGAGGCAGGCTGAGAGGTTTTGGGGGACAGGTTCCCTCATTGCCCCAGAGGACAGAGCACATCAGTTGggtctcagtgctgctgcagaggcacaggggGGAAGTGTCACTGTCAGCAAGGTCATGACTCAGCACCCATAGCCGAGGGTGACAAAGCCACCTCCTGTGCACCCCAACTGCAGCATGCGAGGCTCTGGCGAGGAGAAAGTCACGAGTCACCTCTCCTCACCCCAGGAAGGAGCATGACCAGGTCCCTGTCATCCcacctggagctgggccaggacagctcactgccctgagctgtgctctgggctAAAGGCCCAGGAGGACCCAGGGGGGCTCCCCTGGTGGGGGCTCCCCATCCTCACCTGGTGCCAGTACTCGGTGTCCTGCCCTTTCTCCATctgctcctccatccaggccaggTTGGCCTCCAGGTAGCTGCGCAGCTTCTGGCAGTACTCGCTCTCGTACTTGAAGGGGCCGCAGTAGCCCACCATGGTGTTCATCCAGTGCATGTAcatcagctggggacagggcaggctGTCACCGCCGGGGACAGCCCGGGAGCCACCAGGACACACATTCCTGGAGGGGTCCCCCTTACCTGCTCGGTGACAGCAGCCTCGGCGAGCCCGGCGGCGTAGGCCTGCAGGCTGTCATTGTACGAGGCGTTGGTGGCCACCTCCAGGAAGGCCCAGCTGCGGGGACACGGCCACGGGGGTCACGGGCACGGCTGGGACGGGGCACCCCACCCACCACAGCTCCCCTGAGGCGACCCCATCCCCGCTCAGCCCCGTCCCGTCCGGTCCGGCCCGGGTCATACCCGACGTGAGGGATGCGGTCATCGAGGCTGGCCCAGGCGACGGCGGCGGGGTGGCGGCCGGGGAGGACGCGCAGCCGCTCGGAGCCGGGCTCCAGCAGCACGGAGACATTGCGGGGCACCGGGGACGGGGCTGCGCCGGCCGGGACGGCGGAGAGCAGCGGGGAGAGGAGCGGGGAAAGCAGCGGGGACAGCAGCGGGGACAGCAGCGGGGAGAGCAGCGAAGCCAAAAGCAGCGCCCGCGGGGCCGCCATGGCGGGGACAccgaggggcggggccaggGAGGGACCACGCCCCATCAGCACCGGCGCGTGTGAATGGGCGGGGATGGGCGGGGCTCCGTTGTGACCACGCCCCGCTGCGCGCTGTTGCATTGGCAAGGCGGGGCTGGATTGGGGGCGGAGCGTCAGCGTGGCCACGCCCTCATAGGAGTATCAACTGATGGCCCGATTTGGGGGCGGGGCGTTGCATTGGCCACGCCCCACAGCTCACCTCTGTATAAACATCTCACAGGGCGGGGCCTGGGGCGGAGCTTCTGGCGTGGCCACGCCCCCAGCCGCTCCGAGGCCGTGGGGACCCCTGTGACTGTCCCACAACGCCCCGGTCCCCCCATGCCACCCACGGCCCCACACTCATACCCACGGTCCCAGCCCCACACTCACAGCCCCGCTCCCATCccgcctctcccagccccacgCCCTCAGGAGATGCGCGCAGGTTCCTCTCCCCGCCTTCGGGGCACACGCATGGACCCCTGGTGTGAGCTGTCCCAGCCCGGCCTGTCCCCGTGCGCGGGGCAGGGGGAACACACGGGGCGCTGCCGCTTCCCTCGGGCCCCAGGGCCGCGGCGGCCCCGGCCTTGCGCAATTCCCTCCGCCTCTCTCCGGGGGAAGGGCAGAACGCTGCTTGGGGGGAAACGGGCCAGGGTGGGAAACGGACCTTTGAATGGAAAATGGATTCTTTGAGTCCTGTGAGTTCTTCGAATCCCACGGGTTCTTTAAATTCCACGGGTTCTTTAAATCCCATGGATTCTTTGAATCCCATGAGGGTCTTGCGGCTCCGGCCGTGACGGCCAACCTGCGCCCCACGAACATGGCACACGGGGCACGGCTGAGGCTAGGGTGTCCTGGAGCTGGGGACACCGGTGCGGAGAGGAGCCCGGTCGCTCCGGGGGGTGTGTGACCGCCAGCCCTGTGTCTGTGCAGCCCGGTGCCGAGCTGTCCCCCACGGGACACATCCCGCGCTGAGCCCGCCCGTTCTCAGGGCTCACcgtgtggggctgtgtgtggatGGCTGCCCGGCCTCGGAGGGCCTGCCCGGAGCACAGCGCCGCGTGTGTCCCCTTGTGGGAGCCGGCCGTGCGGGAGAGTGTCGCTGTCGCTTTAAGGGCGGAGGGTGGCGGCCCCTTTAAGGCGGGGGGGCCGGCGGGGATCAGCTGCCCGCGCTCGGAGCGGGGCCGAGCCGACACGGTGGGGCCGCGCCGCGGGTGGGGTTCCGCCGGtacccccatccatccatccctgcatccccgcATCCCCGCCCGGGATCCCCCACACCCCCGGGGTCACCGTCCCCACCCGCCCCGCTgcctctctgtcccctccctgtcccctccctgtcccctccctgccctcggGGGTGCCCCCGGTCGCTCTCCGCGGGTTGTTGGTGCCATTCCCCCGGGCTGAGCCTCCCCAGCGCAACCTGCCCGCGGGAGGCTCTGCTTTTTatccttttaattatttttagcaTTAATTATAATATCCAATTTTACTATTCATTTTTACCCCCTCCTGGCCCCGCCCGGGGAGCGCGGGATGGGGCTCGGGGGACAGCCCCCGCTCGGCGTGCCCGGGGAGCGCTGCCCGTGGTAGGTGTCCCCGGGGCTGTCCCCGCCAGGGACAGGGCACCATGGGCCAGGGGGGCATGGGGCTGCCCGGGGCGCTCAGCCTGCCCGGGGCGCTGCCAGCCGGGCCCCCGCTGCTGCTGGACGCGGGGCACACGGTCCCTCCCGCCGGGGATGCTCTGAGCCACGCACGGAGCCTGGATGTAAGtctggggatttggggggtgcACCGGGAGGGATTTGGGTGCTGCCGGGGTGGTGGGGTCCCGTGCCGTCCCTGCTGCCATGTCCTCACTATCGCAGCAGGGATCTCAGCCGGATTTCCTCCGCTGCTGGTTTTCTCCTCCGAAAACCTCTCTGCTGCCCGGCCGGCGCCTTCCCCTGGCCCGGCGTGGGTGTGGGCTGTGTGGGGACATGGATGGGGTGGGGACAAGGGTTTGCACgtctgctggccctggcacagccctgcacccaCGCACGTGTAGCTcaggtggggaaactgaggcagggctgACAGTGACCTGGCAGAGCGGCCCCATGGCAGCGCTTGGGGGGCAGTGTCCCCTCGGGGTGGGCAGTGTCCCCTCGGGGGGACCCTGCCGAGCACCCTCTGCGTGCTCCGCAGTGCTGGGAGGTTCGGGAGCACAACAGCTCCGAGTGGTGCCACTTCATCCGGAGCAACCCCGACTGCCGGCTCGACGGGGGCTTCCTCGACTACCTCGATGGGGTTTTCTGTGTCTTCCCGCCCCggctgctgcccctggctgtCACCCTCTATGTAAGGACGGgaaagggcagtgctggggatgctgcgCTGGGGGGGTGTGTGGTGGGGACCCCACTGACCCCTCTGTGTGCCACTCCTGACCCCACAGGCTCTCTGGCTCCTGTACCTGTTCATCATCCTCGGTGTGACAGCAGAGAAGTTGTGAGTGGCCCTGCAGAGGAGGGGACTGTCCCCAGAGTGAGCAGGAGCCCCAAGCAGCCC
It encodes the following:
- the PLBD2 gene encoding putative phospholipase B-like 2, with protein sequence MAAPRALLLASLLSPLLSPLLSPLLSPLLSPLLSAVPAGAAPSPVPRNVSVLLEPGSERLRVLPGRHPAAVAWASLDDRIPHVGWAFLEVATNASYNDSLQAYAAGLAEAAVTEQLMYMHWMNTMVGYCGPFKYESEYCQKLRSYLEANLAWMEEQMEKGQDTEYWHQVRLALLQLKGLEDSYNGRLDFPRGRITLAPFGFLLLQLGGDLEDLESALNRSSPQRVLGSGSCSALVKLLPGQRDLLVAHDTWSSYQAMLRVVKKYTLPFRASAGGKSQIPGSIQVFSSYPGTIFSMDDFYILSSGLVTLETTIGNNNPALWKYLEPRGSVLEWLRNIVANRLARSGPEWAALFRRFNSGTYNNQWMVVDYNAFTPGRPSPPPGVLTVLEQIPGLVVVADQTKLLYQQGYWASYNVPYFEQIFNTSGNQELVRKYGDWFTYDKNPRAQIFRRNQTQVHDLDSMIRLMRSNNYLQDPLSRCRGCDPPQNAENAISARSDLNPANGTYPFPALRQRCHGGIDMKVTSSGMVPSFGLVAVSGPAWDDVPPFRWSTSPCSSLLHMGHPDLWTFPPVKVHWD